From a region of the Daphnia magna isolate NIES linkage group LG1, ASM2063170v1.1, whole genome shotgun sequence genome:
- the LOC116926110 gene encoding LOW QUALITY PROTEIN: probable D-lactate dehydrogenase, mitochondrial (The sequence of the model RefSeq protein was modified relative to this genomic sequence to represent the inferred CDS: deleted 1 base in 1 codon) codes for MHCWFFTSQVFKSLPGKALVGNSRNFHCIKPLLQSTRHRPLVETITTLRQNLIKSLGRDSVSDTEAIRKQHSRDEGVERHNHLADLVVWPKSTEECSIIASLCSEKKVPMIPFGTGTGLESGVCAAYGGVSVDMSKMDQIVNFNPEDFDVTVQPGVTRKGLNHFLKDHGLWFPVDPGADASLCGMTATSASGTNAVRYGTMRENVLNVEVVLADGRVLHTAGENRRSKKSSAGLNLTNLFVGSEGSLGFITKATLKIYGIPEMMLSAVCAFTTIKAAVDTCVQILQSNIPIARIELMDDVAMDMCNNHNKLDYKVAPTLFLEFHGSEDSVKSQAKFAGEIADYNGGSEFRWAYESEERNRLWKARHDIYWTTLQSNPGCRAIITDVCVPITRLPDLITQTKADIQESGIIGPCLGHVGDGNFHTFLVFNPNKPEEFKKAETLAARMTKRALDLNGTCTGEHGIGIGKMNYLEKEMGPVGIEMMKSIKKTLDPHWLMNPGKIFLSEY; via the exons ATGCACTGTTGGTTTTTTACGTCTCAAGTTTTCAAGAGTTTGCCAGGTAAAGCCTTAGTTGGCAATTCACGCAACTTCCACTGTATTAAACCTTTGTTACAGTCTACCAGACATCGCCCATTG GTGGAAACAATAACAACACTCAGGCAAAATTTGATAAAAAGTTTGGGACGAGATAGTGTTTCCGATACAGAAGCGATACGCAAACAGCACAGTCGAGACGAAGGTGTTGAAAGGCACAACCATCTTGCTGATTTGGTTGTTTGGCCTAAAAGTACAGAAGAATGCTCAATTATTGCCTCCCTCTGCTCTGAAAAAAAAGTTCCAATGATCCCTTTTGGCACGGGAACTGGCCTGGAATCGGGTGTCTGTGCCGCTTAT GGAGGTGTAAGCGTCGACATGAGTAAAATGGATCAGATTGTTAATTTTAATCCAGAAGATTTCGATGTAACTGTTCAACCTGGAGTTACAAGGAAAGGACTAAATCATTTCCTTAAAGACCATGGACTTTGGTTCCCTGTTG ATCCTGGCGCTGATGCATCGTTGTGCGGCATGACTGCTACAAGTGCATCAGGCACCAACGCTGTCCGTTACGGCACTATGCGGGAAAATGTACTAAATGTTGAG gttGTTTTAGCCGATGGTCGTGTCCTTCATACCGCAGGAGAGAATCGCCGATCTAA aaaatccTCTGCCGGACTCAATTTGACGAACTTGTTTGTTGGATCAGAAGGTAGCCTTGGATTTATTACAAAAGCCACCCTGAAGATTTATGGCATACCAGAAATGATGCTTTCAGCCGTATGTGCATTTACCACTATTAAGGCTGCCGTGGATACCTGTGTCCAAATATTGCAATCCAATATTCCTATTGCACGCATAG AACTTATGGATGATGTGGCGATGGACATGTGCAATAACCATAACAAGTTGGACTATAAAGTGGCACCGACCCT ATTTCTGGAATTTCATGGTTCAGAAGACTCTGTCAAATCTCAAGCAAAATTTGCGG GTGAAATTGCTGATTATAATGGAGGTTCAGAGTTTCGCTGGGCATATGAATCCGAGGAGCGTAATCGGCTCTGGAAAGCTCGGCACGATATCTATTGGACAACTCTTCAGTCCAATCCCGGGTGTCGTGCCATTATTACAGATGTTTGCGTGCCCATTACTCGATTACCAGACCTCATCACACAGACGAAAGCTGACATTCAGGAATCGGGAATCATTG GGCCATGTCTTGGACATGTTGGGGATGGCAACTTCCATACTTTCCTGGTTTTTAATCCAAACAAACCAGAGGAATTTAAAAAGGCTGAGACGCTAGCTGCGCGTATGACAAA GAGAGCCTTAGACTTGAATGGCACATGCACTGGAGAACACG GAATTGGAATTGGAAAAATGAAC TACCTAGAAAAGGAAATGGGGCCGGTAGGAATAGAAATGATGAAATCAATTAAAAAGACTCTTGATCCGCATTGGCTCATGAACCCCGGCAAGATTTTCCTTTCGGAGTATTGA
- the LOC116926541 gene encoding glutaredoxin-related protein 5, mitochondrial yields the protein MTTAIQRCSKAFFQSAVLKKHFSVSRYSTVIPKEQFEQMVKKNKVVVFMKGVPEQPMCGFSNAVVQIFRMHGVTNYDAHNVLADENMRQGIKEFSNWPTIPQIFIGGEFVGGCDILLQMHKNGELIEELQKVGIQSALIEQEDKKE from the exons ATGACGACTGCAATTCAGAGGTGTTCCAAGGCTTTTTTTCAATCAGCAGTTctgaaaaaacatttttcagtTTCTCGTTATTCTACTGTAATACCCAAAGAACAGTTTGAACAGAtggtaaagaaaaataaagtagtTGTCTTCATGAAAGGAGTACCTGAACAACCAATGTGTGGCTTCAGCAATGCAGTTGTTCAAATTTTTAGAATGCATGGAGTTACAAATTATGATGCTCACAATGTGCTGGCAGATGAGAACATGCGACAAG GTATCAAGGAATTTTCAAACTGGCCCACAATTCCTCAGATTTTTATTGGTGGAGAATTTGTTGGTGGTTGTGATATTTTGTTACAGATGCACAAGAACGGTGAACTGATAGAAGAATTACAGAAAGTAGGAATCCAATCGGCCCTAATTGAACAAGAAGAtaagaaagaataa